Proteins co-encoded in one Amia ocellicauda isolate fAmiCal2 chromosome 11, fAmiCal2.hap1, whole genome shotgun sequence genomic window:
- the LOC136763099 gene encoding protein Wnt-8a, translating to MLLNKTDRYNLKKQQLFLIQNVQDSLQGIPAQVLGANVTSAPNGASKWTAFVLSIFLPDYPEVKGLRWQFAIMVPYQFFTTVVLSLHCQVFLAAAWSVNNFLMTGSKAYLTYTSSVQAGAQRGVEECKHQFAWDRWNCPESALQLSTHNGLRSATRETSFVHAISSAGVMYTLTKNCSMGDFDNCGCDDSRVGQIGGRGWVWGGCSDNVDFGERIAKQFVDALETGHDSRAAVNLHNNEAGRLAIRATMKRSCKCHGVSGSCSVQTCWLQLSEFRDIGNYLKVKHDQAQKLEMDKRRMRAGNSADNRGAIAEAFSTIARTELIYLEESPDYCAKNASMGLHGTEARECLQSGKNLSQWEKRSCRRLCHECGLKVEERRSEIVSSCNCKFHWCCTVKCEQCTQVVTKHFCTKRERNRRPYNSTRRRNRGHES from the exons ATGTTGCTTAATAAAACTGACAGGTATaatcttaaaaaacaacaactctttCTCATTCAAAATGTTCAAGACAGCCTTCAGGGCATCCCAGCTCAAGTCCTGGGGGCAAACGTGACTTCTGCACCTAATGGAGCCTCGAAATGGACCGCCTTTGTTCTCAG CATCTTCCTACCGGACTATCCAGAGGTCAAGGGTTTAAGGTGGCAGTTTGCTATCATGGTTCCCTACCAGTTCTTCACTACAGTTGTCCTCTCTCTGCACTGCCAGGTGTTTTTAGCTGCAGCATG GTCTGTCAACAACTTCCTGATGACGGGCTCAAAG GCCTACCTCACCTACACCAGCAGTGTGCAGGCGGGGGCTCAGCGCGGCGTAGAGGAGTGCAAGCACCAGTTTGCGTGGGACCGGTGGAACTGCCCGGAGAGCGCCTTGCAGCTGTCCACCCACAACGGACTGAGAAGCG CTACCAGAGAAACATCTTTTGTCCATGCAATCAGCTCCGCTGGAGTGATGTACACCCTGACTAAAAACTGTAGCATGGGTGACTTTGACAACTGTGGATGTGACGATTCAAGAGTGGGTCAGATCG GTGGGAGAGGTTGGGTGTGGGGAGGCTGCAGCGATAATGTGGACTTTGGAGAGAGGATTGCAAAGCAGTTCGTGGACGCTCTGGAAACGGGACACGActccagagctgcagtgaacCTGCACAACAACGAGGCCGGCAGACTG GCTATTAGGGCAACTATGAAAAGATCCTGCAAGTGCCACGGGGTGTCTGGGAGCTGCAGCGTCCAAACCTGCTGGCTCCAGCTGTCCGAGTTCAGAGACATCGGGAACTACCTGAAAGTGAAGCACGACCAAGCCCAGAAACTGGAGATGGACAAGAGGAGGATGCGAGCCGGCAACAGCGCCGACAACCGAGGGGCCATCGCGGAGGCTTTCAGCACCATCGCCCGGACAGAGCTCATCTACCTGGAAGAGTCCCCGGATTACTGCGCCAAGAACGCCAGCATGGGGCTGCACGGCACGGAGGCCAGGGAGTGTCTGCAAAGTGGCAAGAACCTCTCCCAGTGGGAGAagcgcagctgcaggaggctctgccaTGAGTGCGGCCTGAAAGTGGAAGAGAGGAGGAGTGAAATCGTCAGCAGCTGCAACTGCAAATTCCACTGGTGTTGCACCGTGAAATGCGAGCAGTGCACACAGGTTGTCACCAAACACTTCTgtacaaaaagagagagaaaccgCAGGCCTTATAACAGCACCAGACGCCGAAATCGTGGACATGAAAGCTGA